In the genome of Flavobacteriaceae bacterium YJPT1-3, the window AGGATGCTAAAGAAAAAGAGGTGCTCTTTTCGCTACACCTGAAGGCCACCATGATGAAGGTTTCTGACCCCATCATCTTTGGTCATGCTTTGGAAACTTACTTTAAAGAAGTGTTTGAGAAATACGCCTCCACTTTTGAGGCGCTTGGTATCGAACCGGATAATGGCTTGGCGGTCATCTTGGACAAGATCCGAAAGCTTCCGGAAGATCAACGTATAGCCGTAGAACATGACCTACAGAAGGCGATGGAAAACGGACCTTCGCTAGCCATGGTCAACTCTGACAAAGGGATCACCAACTTACACGTGCCCAGCGACATCATCATCGATGCCTCCATGCCGGCCATGATCCGCAATTCAGGAAAGATGTGGAATGCTGAGGGCAAACCGCAAGACACCAAGGCGGTCATTCCAGACAGCAGCTACGCAGGAATCTATCAGGAAACCATTGAATTCTGCAAAGAACACGGAGCCTTTGATCCTACGACCATGGGTACGGTGCCTAATGTAGGTTTGATGGCACAAAAAGCAGAAGAATACGGATCTCACGACAAAACCTTCGAAATCAAATCGGCTGGTAAAGTACTGGTGAAGAACAAGGCCGGTGAGATCTTGATGAGTCATGAGGTCGAACCCGGTGATATCTGGCGCATGTGCCAAACCAAAGATGCTCCGATACAGGATTGGGTGAAACTAGCCGTTAGTCGTGCTCGTGCCACGCAAACCCCGGCTATTTTCTGGCTGGACGGAAAACGCGCCCATGACAATCGCCTGATCGCAAAAGTGGAAGAATACCTAAAAGACCACAACACGAATGGCCTGGACATACAGATTATGTCTCCGGTAGAAGCGACTCGATACACCCTGAAGCGCCTCAAAGCAGGTCAGGACACCATCTCGGTAACCGGAAATGTACTGCGGGATTACAATACGGACCTCTTCCCTATTTTAGAAGTAGGTACCAGTGCTAAAATGTTATCCATCGTGCCCTTGATGAATGGTGGCGGACTCTTTGAAACGGGTGCCGGAGGTTCAGCACCCAAGCACGTTGAGCAATTTATGGAAGAGGGACATCTCCGTTGGGATTCCTTAGGCGAATTTCTGGCGCTTGCAGTTTCTCTGGAACACGAAGCGGAAGTCAACGGGAATAAGAAAGCAGCCGTACTCGCAGAAGCCCTGGATGAAGCGACCATTATGTTCTTAGATCATAAAAAATCGCCTTCGCGTAAGGTAAACGAGCTCGATACCCGAGGAAGTCACTTCTATCTGGCCCTCTACTGGGCGCAGGAATTGGCCAATCAGGATAAAGATCAGCAATTAAAAGAGCTCTTCACTCCTTTGGCACGCAACCTAAGTGCTCAGGAAAGAGTGATCGCCCAAGAATTGATCGACGCCCAGGGAAGTGCTCAAGATCTCGGTGGGTACTACAAGCCGGATCCGGTAAAGACGAATCAGGCCATGCGACCCAGCGCAACCTTCAATGAGATCTTAGCGAAGATTTAATGGTCCCATCGGGCCGGAAGATGAATCAAAGTCCCTATTTTTAAGGGACTTTTTTTCTGCCCCTCTGGGGAGTCTTTAGATTACGAACGGCACAGCCTATGAATTACTTGATTAAGTGTACCCTACTCCCCTGCTGCTTTTTACTGCTCCTCAACTCGTTTTCCACAGTGACCGCCCAGGAGCGCTATACCCTAAGTGGACGTGTTCTGGACGCAGCCAGTAATGAGACCTTGTTGGGAGTGAATATCCTCCTGCCCGATGCCAATACAGGCACAACCACCAATTCTTATGGCTTTTATTCGATTACCTTACCGGAAGGAACCTATCAAATTCAAATCCGCTATTTGGGTTATCAGGACCGGATAGAAACGGTGGTACTGAATCAGGACAGAACCATCAATTTTTTGTTGAACGAACAGGCAGAGAGTCTGGATGAAGTGGTGATCGAAGAAAATATCGAACGGGTCAACATCAAAGAACCACAAATGAGCGTCAACCGCCTGACGGCTGAAACCATCAAAAAAATTCCGGTGGTTTTGGGCGAAGCTGACGTTATTCAGTCAATCCTCTTATTACCCGGAGTGAGTAACGCCGGTGAAGGCTCTTCCGGCTTTAACGTACGCGGCGGAGCAGTCGATCAAAACTTGATCCTGCTGGATGAAGCCGTCATTTTCAACTCCTCCCACCTTTTTGGTTTTTTCTCGGTCTTCAACCCGGATGCCATCAAAGACATTAAACTGTTTAAGGGTGCTATCCCGGCCCGCTATGGCGGACGGGTATCCTCTGTACTCGAAATCTTCCAAAAGGAAGGGAACAGCAAGGAATTCAAAATGAATGGTGGAATAGGCGCTGTAGCCAGCCGATTGCTCGCGGAGGGCCCTATCGTTAAAGATAAATCGGCCTTTCTGATCGGAGGGCGCGCCTCTTACGCCCATCTCTTTCTGCCGCTCTTTGATGTGGAGAACACCGCCTACTTCTACGATCTGAATACCAAGATCAATTATGAACTGGATGACCGCAACAACATATTTTTATCCGGCTATTTTGGCCGGGATGTTTTTGGGATTGCCGAGCGGTTTAGAAACACCTACGGAAATGCGGTGGTCAACTTCCGCTGGAATCACCTGTTTTCCGACCAGATCTTCTCCAACCTCTCATTGATCTATTCTGATTATTACTACGGCTTGGACCTGGACTTTGTGGGCTTTACCTGGAATTCGGGCATACAGAACTTCAATGTCAAATACGACATCAATCATTATGTCAATGATAAGTTCCAGGTCAACTACGGGCTCAACAACATCTATTACAAATTCAATCCGGGGAAGATCGAACCCAGCACACCTGATTCCGGGATACTCGAAGAACAGCTGATCGAAAAATTTGCCAATGAATCTGCCGTGTATGTAGAGGTCGAACACCAGATCTCCGATAAACTGCAAGTCCAGTACGGACTGCGATTGAGTCATTTTATACGGCTAGGACAAGACGAACTCAACGTCTATGCGAATGATATGCCGGTGGAGTTTGATCCGTTCACCCTGGTGTATCAGGAGGCCACTCCCATCGATACCATCAATCCCGGTCGAGGGGAAAGTCTGGCTAATTTCACCAACCTGGAGCCTCGCGTGGCGGTTTCATACAGTTTTGATGATGATACCTCCATCAAAGGGAGCTACACCCGCATTGCACAATACCTGCATCTGTTATCCAATACCAGCTCACCAACCCCGCTCGATGTCTGGACTCCCAGTGGTCCCTTTGTAAAGCCTCAACTGGCCGACCAGTTCGCGCTGGGCTTTTTCAAAAATCTTAAAGACCGGGAATATTCCGTGGAAACGGAAGTATTCTACAAAGAAGTTGAGAATCGTATCGATTATATCGACGGCGCCCAGCTCATCGCCAACAACGCCATCGAGCAGGTTATTTTAAATGGAGAAGCCCGCGCCTATGGCCTGGAGCTGCTCTTCCGGAAAAATGAAGGTAAGTTTCAGGGCTGGCTCGCCTATACCCTGGCGCGTTCTGAGCAGCGAACCCCCGGAAGAATGCTCAATCAGGATAATGGCCGATCAAACCGGGAAACCGGAATTAATAACGGGAACTGGTACGCTACCCCCTATGATAAACGCCATGACATCTCGGTTTACGCCAGTTACGACTTGAATTCCAAATGGGATTTTAATGCCAACTTTATTTACCAGACCGGTCGACCGACCAATTTCCCCATTGGCCAATTTGAGTTCCAGGGCCTGACCATCCCTTACTTTGGAGATCGAAACGCCCAACGCCTTCCTGATTATCACCGAATCGATCTCTCGGCTACCCTGACCCCGCCTAAGAAGAAAGATCGCAACTGGCAATCGCAATGGGTGTTTAGCGTTTACAATCTGTACAATCGACGCAATGCAGCCTCGATCAATTTCAGACGCAATGATGATACCGGGAATAATGAAGCCGTTCGAACATCCATATTTGGCATTGTCCCTGCCGTTACCTACAATTTTAAATTTTAAAGCATGAGAACACTTCCCCTGTTACTGCTGTTGAGCCTGTTATTGTACAGCTGTGAAGACGTCATTGAGGTTGACGTTCCAACGGAATCTCCCCGACTGGTGGTGGATGCATTGATCCGTATCGACACCTCCATGACCACCATGCCCGTGATCATTAAGGTCAGTGAAACCAGCAGCTTTTTTGAAGAGCCTCAGCCGGCCAGTGTAAACGACATGGTGATTACCAAGCAGACCCAAATTGGAGAGGAACCGGACGACCTCTTTATTCAGTTCATTGAGCTGGAGCCTGGAATCTATCAACCCTCTGACAATGAAATAGATCCCGACGAGATCGCCACTGCCTTGCTTTCTGCGCCCGGCACCTATCTCTTGACCATCAGCTATCAGGATGAAATCTATATCGCACGCACCCAATATGCTCCCGCGGTGCAAATAGATAGCTTAGCCCAGGGCGACGGCACCCTCTTTGAAGGCGATGAGACCGAAGTAGTCGTCTCCTTTACTGATCAGCCGGATAGCGACAATTTTTATGTGATCGATATGGATTTTGATGAATTTATTGTCACAGAAGATCAGTTTTATCAAGGCCAACCCTTTTCCTTTTCCTATTTCTACGAAGACGAACTGGAACCGGGAACTACGGTCAATGTCAGTCTCCTGGGAGCTGACCGGGAGTTCTACAATTATATGGCGCAGCTTATTGAGCAAAGTGGTCAGGATTTTGGCCCCTTTGAGACTCCGGCAGTGACGGTGAGAGGGAATATTCTCAACGCGACCGATATTGATAACCGGGATCAATTTGACAATGTGGACAATCCCGATAATTTTGTTCTTGGCTATTTTGCCCTAAGCCAGGAATTTAAAGCCAGTCTTACGATTGAGTAGGGCGTTACCCCTGCGGGGTCGGGCTATACGCTGCAAGCTGCACCCAAGAGTGCAGGCTTTTCACTGCTATCCCTAACGCAAAATCCCTATTTTTACGCCATGGCATTTACCAAAACTACCGAGCAGGAATCCTTGTATCAGGACCTGGAACAGAAAGACATCAAGACGCTATTGACCGAGATCAATCAAGAGGATGCCAAGGTACCGCAGGTGGTGGCGCAAGCAATACCTCAATTGGAAGCCCTGATCAGCGTCACCGTAGAAAAGCTGAAGCAAGGTGGCCGTCTGTTCTATTTGGGTGCGGGTACCAGCGGTCGTTTGGGCATTGTTGACGCCTCTGAATGTCCACCCACCTTCGGCGTGTCTGAAGACCTGGTCGTTGGCATCATGGCCGGAGGGGATCAGGCCATTCGTAAAGCCGTAGAATTTGCCGAAGACAGTGAAAATCAAGGCTGGGAAGATCTTAAAAAACATCAGATCTCCTCGGTTGATGTGGTTGTCGGGATTGCCGCATCAGGCACTACCCCTTATGTGATCGGAGCGCTGCAAGCATGCAACAAGGCCGGGATCGTCACCGGCTGCATCACCTGTAACGCCGGGAGTCCGCTTTCGCGAACAGCGAACTACCCCATCGAAATCGTAGTGGGTCCGGAATACGTCACCGGAAGCTCACGTATGAAAGCCGGAACCGCACAAAAACTGGCCCTCAACATGATCTCTACGAGCGTGATGATCCAACTGGGTCGCGTAAAAGGGAATCGTATGGTGGACATGCAGCTCAGTAATAACAAATTGATGGATCGAGGAACAAAAATGATCGCCCAGGCCTTAGGGATTAACGAAGCGCGTGCCCTGGAATTGCTCCAGAAACACGGTAGCGTGCGCAAAGCCATTGACCATGGGAACCAATAAAGTTTTACTTGTCAAAGGTCTTCGTACCATGGCCATGAGCCTCCTCTTTGTGATCATCGGGCCCTCGGTACTGTACTCGGCCTTCAACAATCAGGATCATCCCCTGTACATACCTGTTTTGATTTTGGGTCTACTGGCCATGGCTGCAGCTCTCTTCTTCGGTTTTAAAGGCTTGCGCAAAATCATGCGGGCGGTCTTTGACTCCTAAATGGTTTCGCTGTTAATAACTATTTTGGTCTGCTATTTTCTAATTATTGGAATTATTCCATAATTTTGGAATATATCTTAATTAGATGCAGCGTACCATTATTCATTTTGATCTGGACACCTTTTTTGTGTCCTGTGAGCGGCTTCTCGACAGCCGACTCAAGGGCATTCCGGTGATCATAGGAGGCACCGGGGATCGCGGAGTGGTCAGCGCCGCCAGCTATGAAGCCCGAGCCTACGGGGTGCATTCAGCCATGCCCATGAAAATGGCCCGCCAGCTTTGTCCGGAGGCTACCTACATTCGCGGAAACGCAGGCACCTACACTAAATTCTCTAAAATGGTTACGGAGATTCTGCAGGAGGAGTTGCCTGTAGTCGAAAAAGCCAGTGTGGATGAGTTTTACGGAGACCTGACCGGGATGGATCGCTTTTTTGGCTGCTATAAGTTCTCCTCAGAGCTCCGTCATCGCATCATCAAAGAAACCGGATTGCCCATCTCCTTTGGACTGTCAGCCAATAAGACCGTATCTAAAGTCGCCACTGGAGAGGCCAAACCCAACAACCAGATGAAGGTGGATACGGGTTACGAGAAGGTATTCCTCAATCCGCTCTCCATCAAAAAAATTCCTATGGTCGGAAAAAAGACCTACCGTACTTTTTGTAATCTGGGCGTGCGGAAGGTAGGATTGGTACAACAAATGCCGGTGGAAATGATGACCTCGGTCTTTGGCAAGAACGGCAGGATCATCTGGCAACGGGCTAACGGCATTGACGAGAGTCCGTTAGTACCCTACCACGAGCGTAAATCGATTTCCAGCGAGCGCACTTACGGTCAGGATACTACTGATGTCAAAAAACTCAGGACTACCATTCACGCCATGGCTGAAAACCTGGCCTTTCAACTGCGCCGGGGCAATAAACTCACTTCCATCATTACGGTGAAAGTACGTTATTCTGATTTTCAGACCTATTCCAAGCAACTCAAGATCCCCTATACGGCTGCTGATCACAATCTGATCCCCAAGGTTCTCGAGCTTTTCGATCGCCTCTACAACCGCCGGCTGCTCATTCGATTGGTAGGCGTGCGCTACAGCGGTCTTACTGAGGGACACTACCAGATCGATCTGTTTGAAAATACCGCCAAAACGGTAGAACTCTATAAGGCCATGGACAACATCAGATTACGCTACGGAGATCGCAGTGTGATGCGGGCCGCTACCCTGGGCGAAGGGTCCCGTACCGTAGGGAATCAGGGCAACCCCTTCAATGGAGAACCGCCCATTCTGCTGGCGCACCGGCATCAATAACGCAAACCCCAACTCATGTATTTGAACAATCACTCGTACTACAGTCTGCGCTACGGCACCCTCTCCGAAACTGACCTGCTGGAGCTGGCCCAAGATTTTGGCTGTCGCGAACTGGCATTGACCGACATCAACACCACTTCTGCCTGCCTGAACTTCGTTAAAAAAGCACAACAACTGGGTATCCGGCCGCTGCTGGGAGTCGATTTCAGAAACGAGGGCAATCAACGCTGCTATGTGATGCTAGCCAGGAATAATCAGGGTTTTCTGTCGATCAATCGCTTCCTCTCTGCGCATTTGCATGAAAAAAAAGCATTCCCGGAACAGGCTCCCGATCTGGAAGATGCTTTCATTATCTACCCTTTTGAGCAACTGGTCCGTTTGGAAAAAGCGAGTTTCAGTCCCCGAGAATACATTGGCGTAAGCGTTCGCGATCTACGCCGACTCCCTTTTTCTCGCTTTAAAGAATACCAAGACCGACTCGTCATTCTGCAGACCGTGAGTTTTTGCGATAAGCGGGATTTCAATACGCACCGCCTTTTACGTGCCATTGACACCAACACCTTGCTGAGCAAGCTGTCCGAACGCGAACAGGGACATCCGGAAGATCAGATGATCGCGCCTGAGTTATTGACTGCTGCTTTTGAAGATCATCCGCACATCATTGAGAATACCCACGCACTGCTGATGGAATGCAGCATTGACTTTGATTTTTCCAAAGGCAAACCCTCCCAGAATAAGAAAACCGTATACGGCAGTCTGGAAGCCGACTATAAACATCTGGTCGAGCTGTGTAAAAAGGGACTCCCACAACGCTATGACCGCATCACCTATACGATTAAACGCCGCCTGGTCAAAGAGCTTTTATTAATCAAACAACAACAGTTCGTCTCCTTTTTTCTGATCAACTGGAAGATCATTGAATACGCCCGAAGTCGGGGTTATTTCTACGTAGGTCGCGGTAGTGGAGCCAACAGTATAGTCGCCTACCTGCTGCGCATCACTGATGTAGATCCCATTGAACTGGACCTGTACTTTGAACGCTTTATGAATCTGTACCGGGCCACTCCCCCCGATTTTGATATTGACTTCTCCACCTGGGATCGGGAAGATGTGACCCGTTATATTTTTGAAGCCTTTGGTGCTCAGGGGCAGACGGCACTGCTGGGTTCCTATGTCACCTTTCAACACAGTGGTGCCGTACGCGAACTCGGGAAAGTATTCGGACTTCCCAAGCACGAGATCGACCGCCTGAGCGACGGACGCTACCATCCCCACAAGTTGGACAAACTCCATCGTCTGGTACTCAAGTATGCAAGCTACCTGCACGGCCGACCCAATTACATCAGTATCCATGCGGCCGGTATACTGATTACTGAAAAGCCCATTCATTATTTTTCGGCCACCCATCTGCCGCCCAAAGGATTCCCCACCGTACAGTTTGATATGCATATAGCAGAAGATGCCGGCCTGCATAAGTTTGATATTTTGGGCCAACGCGGACTGGGAAAGATCAAAGATGCTATTGCCATCATCCAAGAAAATCGTCCGGAAGTCGAGCTGCCCGATATTCACAACGCCCAGCCATTTTTTAAAGACCCCACCATCAACGCCATGATCGCGCGGGCGGAATGTATTGGCTGTTTTTACGTAGAGTCGCCCGCCATGCGTATGCTATTGCGCAAACTGGAAGTACGAGATTATCTTACCCTGGTTGCGGCTAGTTCCATCATTCGGCCGGGGGTTGCTAAAAGCGGGATGATGCGGGAATACATCTTACGGCACAAATATAAGGAGCGGCGTAAAGAGGCCCACCCGGTGCTTTGGGACATCATGCCTGATACCTATGGCGTCATGGTCTATCAGGAAGATGTGATCAAAGTCGCCCATCACTACGCCGGTCTCGATCTGGGAGAAGCCGATGTGCTGCGCCGTGGAATGAGCGGGAAATACCGTTCGCGCGAAGAGTTTCTACAGGTCAAAGCAAAATTCAAGAGCAACTGCCTGGCCCGTGGAGAGCAAGAAGCCATGGTAGATGATGTGTGGCGACAGATCGAAAGTTTTGCCGGTTACGCTTTCGCGAAAGGACACTCCGCCTCCTATGCCGTAGAATCGTATCAAAGCCTGTTTCTGAAATGCTACTACCCACTGGAGTATATGGTGGCGACCATCAATAATGGCGGAGGATTCTATCGGGTGGAGACCTATGTGCATGAGGCCCGTATGTGCGGCGCTCAGATACACCCGCCCTGCATCAATCGCAGTGAAGTGGAGACCATCATCCGCGGAAGCGATATTTTCCTGGGCTTTCAACACCTACAGGGGTTCGAAAAGAAAAATATGCTGCGTATACTCAGCGCACGGACGGAGGGGTCGTTTGAATCCTTTGATGATTTTGTCGATCGCGTACCCATGAGTATAGAACAAATGGATATTCTGGTTCGCATCAATGCGCTTCGCACTTTGAATGAAGATAAACGAGCCCTGCTCTGGGAAGCTTATTACAAAGAGAATACCGCGCCGGTCAATGAATTGCAACAGGAGTTCTTTAAAGTCTCTATGAAAGACTTCCAACTCCCTAATTTTTCGATCGACCAACTGGAACATGCATTTGACCAACTCGAACTTTTGGGATTTCCGCTTTACGATCCTTTTATTCTATTAGAACAACCGCCCACTTCCTCTTTACTGGCCAGCGATCTGAGGAGTCACCTCCATCGGCAAGTGACGATTTACGGCTATTTGGTCACAGCTAAGAATACCAGTACTTCAAAAGGAGACCGCATGTTTTTTGGAACCTTTCTCGATCGCTCCGGTTATTGGTTGGATACGGTCCATTTCCCTCCGGTAGCCAAAAAATATCCGTTTAGGGGAAAAGGAATCTATCGTATACACGGTAAAGTAGTGGAAGAATTTGGCTTTTTGACAATTGAAGTTCAGCAGATGGAGCGTATGGCCTATGTGGCCGACCCTCGTTTTGATCCCACCTATAATGCCAAGGGAGCCCTGGACGAACCGCCGGCTCCTTTTCGGTTGTTGCGTTGATTGGAGTCAGGTTAGTTACCTGACTTTTAAAGCCTACATATCCTTCTGGTGGACTCCCGTAAAACAGGTTTTTCCCTCGAGAGAAATTCTTGTAAACTGGTTGGTTTCTTGCCGGTTAGATTTTCGTACACCTGGGAAATCTTTGGCTCTGCTTGTAGTCGGGGTAAAAAATGCAATAGAGTAAAGACCAGCGCATAAGACATGGAGTGGCCTTCCTTTACCTTTTTTATGAAGAAAGAAAATGGGTTAATGCTTTTATATCGAACCGGTATACCTGTTTCGCTCTGTATCAATTCAACCACCTCTTGAAAATTTTTATTTTCCGTTCCAGTGATATCGAAGGCTCTATTCTGATACTGATTAAAATAAAGCAGTACCTGAGCACAGTACTCGCTTACGTTAAAAGAATCTACCCAATTCAGCTTAGCCTTTCCCAGCGGCAACTCAATGCGTTGATGCTGAGTAATTGACCGGAGAAAAACAGTGGTTAAATTTTGCATAAAATAACTGGGTCGGATAAAAATGAAATTTAATCCCAGTTGCTCGATAAGTTGCTCAATTTTTCGATGAGGAATGATCGAGCTCCGCTCTGCTCCTTGAACCGATAGAAATACAACCTTTTGGATACCCGCTGCTTTTGCTTCTCGAAGCAGAGGCAAAAATACCCGCTGAACTCGGCTGATGTGGGGAGGCCTCATAAGAAACAAAATTTCAACATGCTTAAATGCCTCCTGAAAGGTATGAGA includes:
- a CDS encoding NADP-dependent isocitrate dehydrogenase codes for the protein MTQNKSTIYYTRTDEAPALATYSFLPIVEAYTKAAQIDVATKDISLASRIISNFPDYLSADQQEEDALAALGTLAKKPEANIIKLPNISASVPQLNEAIKELQAKGYDLPDFPEEPKTEEEKALRARFAKVLGSAVNPVLREGNSDRRAPKPVKQYAKKNPHSMGAWSKDSQSHVATMSAGDFRSNEKSMVLDQDDVLAIVHEDLDGKETILKAETPVQQKEVIDTTLMSKKALVAFLEQQIQDAKEKEVLFSLHLKATMMKVSDPIIFGHALETYFKEVFEKYASTFEALGIEPDNGLAVILDKIRKLPEDQRIAVEHDLQKAMENGPSLAMVNSDKGITNLHVPSDIIIDASMPAMIRNSGKMWNAEGKPQDTKAVIPDSSYAGIYQETIEFCKEHGAFDPTTMGTVPNVGLMAQKAEEYGSHDKTFEIKSAGKVLVKNKAGEILMSHEVEPGDIWRMCQTKDAPIQDWVKLAVSRARATQTPAIFWLDGKRAHDNRLIAKVEEYLKDHNTNGLDIQIMSPVEATRYTLKRLKAGQDTISVTGNVLRDYNTDLFPILEVGTSAKMLSIVPLMNGGGLFETGAGGSAPKHVEQFMEEGHLRWDSLGEFLALAVSLEHEAEVNGNKKAAVLAEALDEATIMFLDHKKSPSRKVNELDTRGSHFYLALYWAQELANQDKDQQLKELFTPLARNLSAQERVIAQELIDAQGSAQDLGGYYKPDPVKTNQAMRPSATFNEILAKI
- a CDS encoding TonB-dependent receptor; translated protein: MNYLIKCTLLPCCFLLLLNSFSTVTAQERYTLSGRVLDAASNETLLGVNILLPDANTGTTTNSYGFYSITLPEGTYQIQIRYLGYQDRIETVVLNQDRTINFLLNEQAESLDEVVIEENIERVNIKEPQMSVNRLTAETIKKIPVVLGEADVIQSILLLPGVSNAGEGSSGFNVRGGAVDQNLILLDEAVIFNSSHLFGFFSVFNPDAIKDIKLFKGAIPARYGGRVSSVLEIFQKEGNSKEFKMNGGIGAVASRLLAEGPIVKDKSAFLIGGRASYAHLFLPLFDVENTAYFYDLNTKINYELDDRNNIFLSGYFGRDVFGIAERFRNTYGNAVVNFRWNHLFSDQIFSNLSLIYSDYYYGLDLDFVGFTWNSGIQNFNVKYDINHYVNDKFQVNYGLNNIYYKFNPGKIEPSTPDSGILEEQLIEKFANESAVYVEVEHQISDKLQVQYGLRLSHFIRLGQDELNVYANDMPVEFDPFTLVYQEATPIDTINPGRGESLANFTNLEPRVAVSYSFDDDTSIKGSYTRIAQYLHLLSNTSSPTPLDVWTPSGPFVKPQLADQFALGFFKNLKDREYSVETEVFYKEVENRIDYIDGAQLIANNAIEQVILNGEARAYGLELLFRKNEGKFQGWLAYTLARSEQRTPGRMLNQDNGRSNRETGINNGNWYATPYDKRHDISVYASYDLNSKWDFNANFIYQTGRPTNFPIGQFEFQGLTIPYFGDRNAQRLPDYHRIDLSATLTPPKKKDRNWQSQWVFSVYNLYNRRNAASINFRRNDDTGNNEAVRTSIFGIVPAVTYNFKF
- a CDS encoding DUF4249 family protein, which codes for MRTLPLLLLLSLLLYSCEDVIEVDVPTESPRLVVDALIRIDTSMTTMPVIIKVSETSSFFEEPQPASVNDMVITKQTQIGEEPDDLFIQFIELEPGIYQPSDNEIDPDEIATALLSAPGTYLLTISYQDEIYIARTQYAPAVQIDSLAQGDGTLFEGDETEVVVSFTDQPDSDNFYVIDMDFDEFIVTEDQFYQGQPFSFSYFYEDELEPGTTVNVSLLGADREFYNYMAQLIEQSGQDFGPFETPAVTVRGNILNATDIDNRDQFDNVDNPDNFVLGYFALSQEFKASLTIE
- the murQ gene encoding N-acetylmuramic acid 6-phosphate etherase; translated protein: MAFTKTTEQESLYQDLEQKDIKTLLTEINQEDAKVPQVVAQAIPQLEALISVTVEKLKQGGRLFYLGAGTSGRLGIVDASECPPTFGVSEDLVVGIMAGGDQAIRKAVEFAEDSENQGWEDLKKHQISSVDVVVGIAASGTTPYVIGALQACNKAGIVTGCITCNAGSPLSRTANYPIEIVVGPEYVTGSSRMKAGTAQKLALNMISTSVMIQLGRVKGNRMVDMQLSNNKLMDRGTKMIAQALGINEARALELLQKHGSVRKAIDHGNQ
- a CDS encoding DUF6095 family protein; protein product: MGTNKVLLVKGLRTMAMSLLFVIIGPSVLYSAFNNQDHPLYIPVLILGLLAMAAALFFGFKGLRKIMRAVFDS
- the dinB gene encoding DNA polymerase IV, which translates into the protein MQRTIIHFDLDTFFVSCERLLDSRLKGIPVIIGGTGDRGVVSAASYEARAYGVHSAMPMKMARQLCPEATYIRGNAGTYTKFSKMVTEILQEELPVVEKASVDEFYGDLTGMDRFFGCYKFSSELRHRIIKETGLPISFGLSANKTVSKVATGEAKPNNQMKVDTGYEKVFLNPLSIKKIPMVGKKTYRTFCNLGVRKVGLVQQMPVEMMTSVFGKNGRIIWQRANGIDESPLVPYHERKSISSERTYGQDTTDVKKLRTTIHAMAENLAFQLRRGNKLTSIITVKVRYSDFQTYSKQLKIPYTAADHNLIPKVLELFDRLYNRRLLIRLVGVRYSGLTEGHYQIDLFENTAKTVELYKAMDNIRLRYGDRSVMRAATLGEGSRTVGNQGNPFNGEPPILLAHRHQ
- a CDS encoding PHP domain-containing protein, which translates into the protein MYLNNHSYYSLRYGTLSETDLLELAQDFGCRELALTDINTTSACLNFVKKAQQLGIRPLLGVDFRNEGNQRCYVMLARNNQGFLSINRFLSAHLHEKKAFPEQAPDLEDAFIIYPFEQLVRLEKASFSPREYIGVSVRDLRRLPFSRFKEYQDRLVILQTVSFCDKRDFNTHRLLRAIDTNTLLSKLSEREQGHPEDQMIAPELLTAAFEDHPHIIENTHALLMECSIDFDFSKGKPSQNKKTVYGSLEADYKHLVELCKKGLPQRYDRITYTIKRRLVKELLLIKQQQFVSFFLINWKIIEYARSRGYFYVGRGSGANSIVAYLLRITDVDPIELDLYFERFMNLYRATPPDFDIDFSTWDREDVTRYIFEAFGAQGQTALLGSYVTFQHSGAVRELGKVFGLPKHEIDRLSDGRYHPHKLDKLHRLVLKYASYLHGRPNYISIHAAGILITEKPIHYFSATHLPPKGFPTVQFDMHIAEDAGLHKFDILGQRGLGKIKDAIAIIQENRPEVELPDIHNAQPFFKDPTINAMIARAECIGCFYVESPAMRMLLRKLEVRDYLTLVAASSIIRPGVAKSGMMREYILRHKYKERRKEAHPVLWDIMPDTYGVMVYQEDVIKVAHHYAGLDLGEADVLRRGMSGKYRSREEFLQVKAKFKSNCLARGEQEAMVDDVWRQIESFAGYAFAKGHSASYAVESYQSLFLKCYYPLEYMVATINNGGGFYRVETYVHEARMCGAQIHPPCINRSEVETIIRGSDIFLGFQHLQGFEKKNMLRILSARTEGSFESFDDFVDRVPMSIEQMDILVRINALRTLNEDKRALLWEAYYKENTAPVNELQQEFFKVSMKDFQLPNFSIDQLEHAFDQLELLGFPLYDPFILLEQPPTSSLLASDLRSHLHRQVTIYGYLVTAKNTSTSKGDRMFFGTFLDRSGYWLDTVHFPPVAKKYPFRGKGIYRIHGKVVEEFGFLTIEVQQMERMAYVADPRFDPTYNAKGALDEPPAPFRLLR
- a CDS encoding NmrA family NAD(P)-binding protein gives rise to the protein MQSILITGATGTIGMEVVRYLYPYSKGRKIRVGARSIQRSRSKLRAFPGLEYRLFDFEDSHTFQEAFKHVEILFLMRPPHISRVQRVFLPLLREAKAAGIQKVVFLSVQGAERSSIIPHRKIEQLIEQLGLNFIFIRPSYFMQNLTTVFLRSITQHQRIELPLGKAKLNWVDSFNVSEYCAQVLLYFNQYQNRAFDITGTENKNFQEVVELIQSETGIPVRYKSINPFSFFIKKVKEGHSMSYALVFTLLHFLPRLQAEPKISQVYENLTGKKPTSLQEFLSREKPVLRESTRRICRL